Proteins co-encoded in one Pararge aegeria chromosome 19, ilParAegt1.1, whole genome shotgun sequence genomic window:
- the LOC120632258 gene encoding neurochondrin homolog produces MGDISEPIKKCILILKSAKSDTEKFAALFMVTKLVKGKDCNAAAKKALFEAIGFKFLKKLLTGNNVDDDCPPSVYKSVALSILTCFCNEPDLATHPEMLANIPVFLEIVQTSDNEDYDDNLIIISEAYTCLQCIAEQEAGQKALIEVGAIKKMSEIYSHQSFQTDEALNILVKLVSRYGPAAWGNDPTPFHALVNKIALDFATDQSERKFELATILSALLYSCNKATVIPGSSDETWPLSIYKALSDILTSKIGKNQRDPALKLAANIIELLGVEWAFNDEENPKKFFLLLLQLCAIEVRMQLEDRSFKQAFANAELITACFIVLELSINYMGQDQIDLEQKEKQSVYTSLKGAFNAVVSILTKVSNDKNRDKLPDAEKVFICAMVRVLVAWIAQETTAMREQIYTLLPFIFTLANDSFHAYRARKLTEKNKSEGEPLDLDSPLMGQVDLLRLMLPALCHLVVEDKARDIVLNLKQEDILYEAMNFHWSIVHYKKPPIPKSERGKARTQPEPELDPQVLEDMKDSRAAMVSLCNIFMNLTVLAPKVVENSMLFNTLLKFIFNNLPELKNIPENLVLHGHLAVLGLLLLKQQASKVKKNDFSICRYIQSTIRFLWDAYNVDESNDPSALVVSMTYKENWSEIADLWFLGMQTLSGVLTTIPWISEFAIESGWAHGIAEMLTKVKVGTLPPNVKSAFEDFLCRLVDSNESAIPVLKKGGALKMCRNHRLMDLGKKLFGD; encoded by the coding sequence ATGGGTGACATTTCGGAgccaataaaaaaatgcatactCATATTGAAGTCGGCGAAAAGTGACACTGAGAAGTTTGCCGCGTTGTTTATGGTGACGAAACTAGTCAAGGGCAAAGATTGTAACGCCGCAGCCAAAAAGGCTCTATTTGAAGCGATAGGTTTCAAGTTTTTGAAGAAGCTACTCACTGGAAACAACGTTGATGATGATTGTCCACCGTCAGTATACAAATCTGTGGCCTTATCTATCCTCACGTGCTTCTGCAATGAACCTGATCTTGCAACACATCCCGAAATGCTGGCTAATATACCTGTGTTCCTTGAGATTGTGCAGACTTCGGACAACGAAGACTACGATGACAACCTGATCATAATCAGTGAAGCTTACACATGCTTGCAATGCATTGCCGAACAGGAGGCTGGGCAAAAGGCTCTTATAGAAGTTGGTGCAATCAAAAAAATGTCTGAAATTTATTCACACCAAAGTTTCCAAACTGATGAAGCACTTAATATCCTTGTAAAGTTAGTTAGCCGTTATGGACCTGCAGCATGGGGGAACGACCCAACACCATTCCACGCATTGGTAAATAAGATTGCACTTGATTTTGCCACTGACCAATCTGAAAGAAAATTTGAACTCGCTACTATCTTGAGTGCACTGTTATACAGCTGTAATAAAGCTACTGTAATCCCAGGATCCTCGGACGAGACAtggccactgagtatatacaaAGCTTTATCTGACATATTGACAAGTAAAATAGGTAAGAACCAAAGAGATCCAGCATTGAAATTAGCTGCAAATATTATTGAGCTGCTCGGAGTTGAATGGGCTTTTAATGATGAGGAGAATCCTAAGAAATTCTTCCTTTTACTCCTCCAACTGTGTGCTATTGAAGTAAGAATGCAGTTAGAAGACAGGAGTTTTAAACAGGCCTTTGCAAATGCCGAGTTAATAACAGCTTGCTTTATAGTACTTGAATTGTCAATAAATTATATGGGTCAGGATCAAATTGACTTGGAACAGAAAGAAAAACAATCCGTGTATACAAGTCTCAAAGGAGCATTCAATGCTGTAGTGTCTATATTAACTAAAGTATCAAACGACAAAAACAGGGACAAACTACCCGATGCAGAAAAGGTTTTCATTTGCGCAATGGTTAGAGTTTTAGTTGCATGGATCGCCCAAGAAACCACAGCAATGAGGGAGCAAATCTATACTTTACTTCCCTTTATTTTTACGTTGGCAAATGATTCTTTCCATGCTTATAGAGCAAGGAAACTGACTGAGAAAAACAAATCTGAAGGTGAACCACTGGATCTAGACTCTCCCTTGATGGGGCAAGTCGATTTGTTACGTTTAATGTTACCTGCACTTTGCCATCTAGTTGTAGAAGATAAGGCAAGAGATATAGTCTTGAATCTTAAGCAAGAAGATATCCTGTATGAAGCAATGAACTTCCACTGGTCCATAGTACATTATAAGAAACCACCTATTCCAAAGTCTGAAAGGGGTAAAGCTAGAACTCAGCCAGAACCTGAGTTAGACCCCCAAGTTTTAGAAGATATGAAAGACTCGAGAGCCGCTATGGTCAgcttatgtaatatatttatgaaccTAACAGTTTTAGCACCAAAAGTCGTTGAAAATAGCATGTTATTCAACACACTGTTGAAATTTATATTCAACAACTTGCcagaacttaaaaatatacctgAAAATCTTGTTTTACATGGACATTTAGCAGTACTTGGCCTGCTTTTGCTGAAACAACAAGCCAGTAAAGTTAAGAAGAATGACTTTTCCATATGCAGGTACATTCAGTCAACGATAAGATTCCTTTGGGATGCATACAATGTTGACGAATCAAATGATCCAAGTGCATTAGTTGTGTCTATGACTTATAAGGAAAATTGGAGTGAAATTGCCGATCTATGGTTCCTAGGTATGCAGACGTTAAGTGGTGTCTTAACTACTATACCCTGGATCTCTGAGTTTGCCATAGAAAGTGGTTGGGCACATGGCATAGCAGAAATGCTCACTAAAGTCAAGGTTGGCACTTTACCTCCTAATGTTAAATCAGCATTTGAAGACTTCCTATGTAGATTAGTTGACTCAAATGAAAGTGCCATCCCTGTCCTTAAAAAAGGTGGTGCTTTGAAAATGTGCAGAAACCACAGACTAATGGATTTGGGAAAGAAACTATTtggagattaa
- the LOC120632260 gene encoding N-acylneuraminate-9-phosphatase: protein MDRFYEDSNDVSTIFFDLDNTLIQTRKGDSKACNKLVDVLEHQYGLPRDAAAESATTFLRAFRARPDDDTYAIDEWPTHLWRNSLPKNYRHIAKNVSDEWLKLRFHYLTLTPDVIDLLETLREDYLLGLITNGPSRAQWQKIERLGLRKYFDCLLVSGDLPWEKPDQNIFLEACKLLGVEARTCIMVGDKLETDIKGGKEAELGGTVWIPLHSDEMESDLPDFTIQNVTELPEVLPNSPKLKRSPQTSKIC, encoded by the exons atggatagATTTTATGAGGATAGCAATGATGTGTCGACTATATTTTTCGACTTGGATAACACATTAATTCAAACAAGAAAAGGCGATAGCAAGGCCTGCAATAAG CTCGTTGACGTGCTAGAGCACCAGTATGGCTTACCCCGGGACGCGGCTGCCGAGAGCGCAACCACTTTTCTCCGCGCGTTCAGGGCCAGGCCTGATGACGACACCTACGCCATAGACGAATGGCCCACGCACCTCTGGCGGAACTCGCTGCCCAAAAACTATAGGCATATTGCca AAAATGTATCAGACGAATGGTTAAAATTAAGGTTTCATTATTTAACATTGACCCCCGATGTTATAGATCTATTAGAAACACTGAG GGAGGATTATCTGCTCGGTCTGATCACGAACGGGCCCTCGCGAGCCCAGTGGCAGAAGATTGAGCGTCTTGGACTGAGGAAGTACTTCGACTGTTTGCTGGTCTCCGGGGACCTGCCCTGGGAGAAACCTGATCAAAACATATTTCTGGAAGCTTGCAAGCTTTTGGGTGTTGAAGCCAGGACTTGCATCATGGTTGGGGATAAACTAGAAACAGATATAAAG GGTGGAAAAGAAGCTGAATTGGGGGGTACGGTCTGGATTCCACTGCATTCTGACGAAATGGAATCCGACCTTCCCGACTTCACGATCCAGAATGTCACAGAACTACCAGAAGTTCTGCCAAACTCGCCGAAATTGAAGAGATCGCCGCAGACGTCGAAAATATGTTGA